Proteins encoded by one window of Actinocorallia herbida:
- a CDS encoding FecCD family ABC transporter permease: MTAVDASRAPDTAIVRRPARVRVLWLVVGLVVLGAVMFASVAFGSRVVGWDDVWAGLGGATGTLEEASVAKRVPRTLLAVLIGAALALAGAVMQGVTRNPLADPGILGVNMGASLTVVVAVAFFGLGSPTGYIWVAMAGAGASAVFVYVVGSLGRGGATPLKLALAGTATSAAFACLVSAVVLPRNDIAESFRLWQIGGVGGGSYERIGQVLPFLIAGFLICLLSARGLNSLALGDELAAGLGERVAVIRGCAALGAVVLCGSATAVAGPIAFVGLVVPHACRLLVGVDHRWLLPFSAITGAALLTAADVVGRVVARPQDIEVGIITALIGAPFFIHIVRRQKVREL; encoded by the coding sequence ATGACCGCGGTGGACGCATCGCGCGCGCCGGACACCGCCATCGTGCGGCGTCCGGCGCGCGTGCGCGTGCTCTGGCTGGTGGTCGGGCTCGTGGTGCTGGGCGCGGTCATGTTCGCGTCGGTCGCCTTCGGGTCGCGGGTCGTCGGGTGGGACGACGTGTGGGCGGGGCTCGGCGGGGCCACCGGGACGCTGGAGGAGGCCTCGGTCGCCAAACGGGTGCCGCGGACGCTCCTCGCGGTCCTGATCGGGGCGGCGCTCGCGCTCGCGGGAGCGGTCATGCAGGGCGTGACGCGCAACCCGCTGGCCGACCCGGGCATCCTCGGCGTGAACATGGGGGCTTCCCTCACCGTCGTCGTCGCCGTCGCGTTCTTCGGGCTCGGCTCGCCGACCGGGTACATCTGGGTCGCGATGGCCGGGGCCGGGGCGTCGGCGGTGTTCGTCTACGTCGTCGGGTCGCTCGGCCGGGGCGGCGCGACTCCGCTCAAGCTCGCGCTCGCCGGGACGGCCACCTCGGCCGCCTTCGCCTGCCTCGTCAGCGCCGTCGTGCTGCCCCGCAACGACATCGCCGAGAGCTTCCGGCTCTGGCAGATCGGCGGCGTCGGCGGTGGATCCTACGAGCGGATCGGGCAGGTGCTGCCGTTCCTGATCGCCGGATTCCTGATCTGCCTGCTGTCCGCGCGCGGCCTGAACTCCCTGGCCCTCGGCGACGAACTCGCCGCGGGACTCGGCGAACGCGTCGCCGTCATCCGGGGCTGCGCCGCGCTCGGCGCGGTCGTGCTGTGCGGGTCCGCGACGGCCGTCGCAGGGCCGATCGCGTTCGTCGGGCTCGTCGTCCCGCACGCCTGCCGGCTCCTCGTCGGAGTCGACCACCGGTGGCTGCTGCCGTTCTCCGCGATCACCGGCGCCGCCCTGCTCACCGCCGCCGACGTCGTCGGCCGCGTCGTGGCCCGGCCGCAGGACATCGAGGTCGGCATCATCACCGCGCTGATCGGCGCGCCGTTCTTCATCCACATCGTCCGCCGTCAGAAGGTGCGTGAGCTGTGA
- a CDS encoding ABC transporter ATP-binding protein has translation MTTSHTLAAENLALGYGDRLVVESLDLAIPPGRITVIVGANACGKSTLLRSLSRLLPPREGRVVLDGKEVHRMNAKELARTLGLLPQSPVAPEGITVLDLVGRGRHPHQGIFSRWNDKDDVAVAAALEATQTTDLADRAVDELSGGQRQRVWIAMALAQQTDLLLLDEPTTFLDASHQVEVLDLLTDLNRDRGTTIVMVLHDLNLAARYADHLIALADGGLHSAGTPDEVLTEECVRTVFGLDSRIIEDPVSGRPLMLPIGRHHILAEAPGA, from the coding sequence ATGACCACATCCCACACCCTCGCCGCCGAGAACCTCGCGCTCGGCTACGGCGACCGCCTCGTCGTGGAGTCCCTCGACCTCGCGATCCCGCCCGGCCGGATCACCGTCATCGTGGGCGCGAACGCCTGCGGGAAGTCGACGCTCCTGCGCTCGCTGTCCCGGCTGCTCCCGCCCCGTGAAGGCCGCGTCGTCCTGGACGGCAAGGAGGTGCACCGGATGAACGCCAAGGAACTGGCCCGTACGCTCGGGCTCCTTCCGCAGTCGCCGGTGGCCCCGGAGGGCATCACCGTGCTCGACCTCGTAGGACGCGGCCGCCACCCCCATCAAGGGATCTTCTCCCGGTGGAACGACAAGGACGATGTCGCCGTGGCCGCCGCCTTGGAGGCCACCCAGACGACCGACCTTGCCGACCGGGCCGTCGACGAGCTCTCCGGCGGGCAGCGCCAGCGCGTCTGGATCGCCATGGCCCTCGCCCAGCAGACCGACCTCCTGCTCCTGGACGAGCCGACGACCTTCCTCGACGCGAGCCACCAGGTCGAGGTCCTCGACCTGCTGACCGACCTCAACCGCGACCGCGGCACCACGATCGTCATGGTCCTGCACGACCTCAACCTCGCCGCCCGCTACGCCGACCACCTCATCGCCCTCGCCGACGGTGGACTCCACTCCGCCGGCACCCCGGACGAGGTCCTGACCGAGGAATGCGTCCGCACGGTCTTCGGCCTGGACAGCCGCATCATCGAGGACCCGGTCTCCGGCCGGCCCCTGATGCTCCCGATCGGCCGCCACCACATCCTTGCGGAGGCTCCCGGCGCCTAG
- a CDS encoding TetR/AcrR family transcriptional regulator: MADASGAPRRRDAAATRQALLEAARRRFTRLGYDGTTLREVAADAGVNLALIKRYFDSKEGLFKAAIASTPRALGGPAGVPGDRARLADALSRQLSADAWPEFGEHPVLMLLRVSGDEQVDALRRAALQDFTRQILDGSGTGPEKDPERLLRAELLVALGVGVAVIRSAVGLQPLRDATPDALRGPLRDVIDALLGPESEPVEG; the protein is encoded by the coding sequence ATGGCCGACGCATCCGGAGCGCCCCGTAGGCGCGATGCCGCCGCCACGCGCCAGGCGCTCCTGGAGGCCGCGCGCCGCAGGTTCACGCGGCTCGGCTACGACGGGACGACGCTGCGGGAGGTCGCCGCCGACGCTGGGGTCAACCTCGCGCTCATCAAGCGCTACTTCGACTCCAAAGAGGGCCTGTTCAAGGCGGCCATCGCGAGCACGCCACGCGCGCTCGGCGGCCCGGCCGGGGTCCCCGGCGACCGTGCGCGCCTCGCCGACGCGCTGAGCCGCCAGCTCTCCGCCGACGCCTGGCCCGAGTTCGGCGAGCACCCCGTGCTGATGCTGCTGCGCGTCTCCGGCGACGAACAGGTCGACGCCCTGCGCCGCGCCGCCCTCCAGGACTTCACCCGCCAGATCCTCGACGGCTCGGGGACCGGCCCCGAGAAGGACCCGGAGAGGCTGCTTCGCGCGGAGCTCCTGGTGGCCCTCGGCGTGGGCGTCGCCGTCATACGCTCGGCCGTCGGCCTCCAGCCCTTGCGCGACGCCACGCCCGACGCCCTTCGGGGCCCGCTCCGCGACGTCATAGACGCCCTTCTCGGCCCGGAGAGCGAACCCGTCGAGGGCTAG
- a CDS encoding helix-turn-helix domain-containing protein yields the protein MTAVGGSETSGLQRAFADELTARREAADMSRAKLAEVLGCTRQWLDKVETLKSSASSALADDLDTYFATGGSFRRLWNRFDDARKQGLIPRGYRPIIDAEQSANRISVFEPVVITGLMQTEDLARLMHQSAERPEQTDELVAIRMERQRLLDRPDAPWFTLVMREAVLRDLPKALKEQQCKHLLDRLENPKISIQIVPREEPAFTAAGFHLLSFEDEPDVAYLDAAGGHGQIVSDFREVGLLAVLFNRIRATALSARESARLIHLISEGK from the coding sequence ATGACGGCCGTAGGAGGCAGCGAGACATCGGGCCTGCAAAGAGCCTTCGCAGACGAGCTGACGGCGCGCAGAGAGGCCGCCGACATGTCCCGCGCCAAGCTCGCCGAGGTCCTCGGCTGCACCCGCCAGTGGCTCGACAAGGTCGAGACCCTGAAGAGCTCCGCGTCTTCGGCCCTGGCCGACGACCTCGACACCTACTTCGCGACCGGCGGCAGCTTCCGCCGCCTGTGGAACCGCTTCGACGACGCCCGCAAACAGGGCCTGATCCCCCGGGGCTATCGCCCGATCATCGACGCGGAGCAGTCCGCCAACAGGATCAGCGTGTTCGAGCCCGTTGTGATCACGGGGCTCATGCAGACGGAGGACTTGGCACGCCTCATGCACCAGTCCGCCGAGCGGCCTGAGCAGACCGACGAATTGGTCGCCATCCGCATGGAACGTCAGCGGCTGCTCGACAGGCCGGACGCACCCTGGTTCACGCTGGTCATGCGCGAGGCGGTACTGAGGGATCTGCCCAAGGCACTCAAGGAACAGCAGTGCAAACACCTGCTCGACCGCCTGGAGAATCCAAAGATATCCATCCAGATCGTGCCCAGGGAAGAGCCCGCTTTCACCGCTGCGGGGTTCCACCTCCTCTCCTTCGAGGATGAGCCTGACGTCGCCTACCTGGACGCGGCCGGAGGTCACGGCCAGATCGTCTCCGACTTCCGCGAAGTAGGTCTTCTCGCCGTACTCTTCAACCGGATCAGGGCGACCGCTCTGTCCGCGCGAGAGTCCGCGCGGCTGATCCATTTGATCTCGGAGGGCAAGTGA
- a CDS encoding protein kinase domain-containing protein → MGRLGEGGMGVVFLGRRVGSAGGWDAVKQIAGERSGDPQYRRRFAREVQAARRVRGRYTAEVLDADPGARRPWMATQFVQGPSLRDAVLHHGPLSPWNVRRLGADLVRGLSAVHAARLVHRDLKPGNILLAADRAVIIDFGVARFTDASTLTADGRQPGTPAYMSPEQVKGHTRDITHASDVFSLGSVLTFAATGGTPFEREAREAVQYAIVNEPPRLDGLTGELHGIVAACLAPVPADRPALGELLALLDAADIPKGWPPPVQEMITALDPTRTAPAETVQESPAVGEGLDELRRLLAEGRHTEADGRTTEVLLEAAGRGTQGWLREEGAKDVPAELLNELDALWAAAAPAWGFRAQLARLAAEGLGGSRDFRKIALALGWRRDGDDPYPPYPAFARRADDSGPFYPTLRSPRREEAQSQDQGWFRVWTTNVLAVHARLRRWERSL, encoded by the coding sequence GTGGGGCGGTTGGGGGAGGGGGGAATGGGGGTCGTCTTCCTCGGCCGACGGGTCGGGTCGGCGGGCGGATGGGACGCGGTCAAGCAGATCGCCGGGGAACGGAGCGGCGATCCGCAGTACCGGCGGAGGTTCGCGCGTGAGGTGCAGGCGGCGCGGCGGGTGCGGGGGCGGTACACGGCGGAGGTGCTGGACGCCGATCCCGGGGCCAGGCGGCCGTGGATGGCCACGCAGTTCGTCCAGGGGCCGTCCCTGCGCGACGCGGTGCTGCACCACGGGCCGCTCAGCCCGTGGAACGTGCGGAGGCTGGGCGCCGACCTCGTGCGGGGCCTCTCCGCCGTCCACGCGGCGCGGCTGGTGCACCGGGACCTGAAGCCCGGGAACATCCTGCTCGCCGCCGACCGGGCGGTCATCATCGACTTCGGCGTCGCGCGGTTCACCGACGCGAGCACCCTCACGGCGGACGGAAGACAACCGGGAACGCCTGCCTATATGTCACCGGAACAGGTGAAAGGCCACACCCGCGACATCACTCATGCTTCGGACGTCTTCTCGCTGGGCTCGGTGCTCACCTTCGCCGCGACGGGCGGGACGCCTTTCGAACGGGAGGCGCGTGAGGCGGTGCAATACGCGATCGTCAATGAACCCCCACGGCTGGACGGACTCACCGGCGAACTGCACGGAATCGTCGCGGCGTGCCTCGCGCCGGTCCCGGCCGACCGCCCTGCGCTCGGCGAACTGCTCGCCCTCCTGGACGCCGCCGACATCCCCAAGGGCTGGCCCCCGCCCGTCCAGGAGATGATCACCGCCCTCGATCCGACCAGGACCGCGCCGGCCGAGACCGTCCAGGAATCTCCCGCCGTGGGGGAAGGGCTGGACGAGTTGCGCCGCCTCCTCGCCGAAGGCCGGCACACCGAGGCGGACGGCCGGACGACCGAGGTGCTCCTGGAGGCCGCCGGACGGGGAACCCAGGGCTGGCTCCGCGAGGAAGGCGCCAAGGACGTCCCCGCCGAGCTGCTCAACGAGCTCGACGCGCTGTGGGCGGCGGCCGCGCCGGCCTGGGGATTCCGGGCGCAGCTCGCCCGCCTCGCCGCCGAAGGCCTCGGCGGCTCGCGCGACTTTCGCAAGATCGCCCTCGCGCTGGGCTGGCGCCGCGACGGCGACGACCCCTACCCGCCCTATCCGGCCTTCGCCCGGCGAGCCGATGACTCCGGCCCGTTCTACCCCACCCTGCGCAGCCCGCGCCGCGAGGAGGCGCAGAGCCAGGACCAGGGCTGGTTCCGGGTCTGGACCACGAACGTGCTGGCCGTCCACGCCCGCCTCCGCAGATGGGAGAGATCGCTGTGA
- a CDS encoding iron-siderophore ABC transporter substrate-binding protein, protein MKRPLGRVLVTAALLAGVAGCGGSSDTKDDNASAAPAAASYPITIEHALGTTTITEKPERVATVNWANHEVPLALGVVPVGMAAANFGDDDKDGLLPWVKERLDELKAETPVLFDETDGIDFEAVADTNPDVILAAYSGLTQQDYDTLSDIAPVVAYPEIAWGTAWRDSIKLNSKAMGMEAEGDKLITSIEGEITEVVGKYPQLKDKSIMFMTHVDPGDVSEIGFYTRADTRTLFFEDLGLKVADSIVEASKDGQFAGTISAEQIDVFDDVDIITGYDSAEGGLLDIFQKDALLSKIPAIERGSAYLLPSTEPLGTAANPTPLSISWVLEDYVKALAGAADKVK, encoded by the coding sequence ATGAAGCGCCCCCTCGGCCGAGTCCTCGTGACGGCCGCCCTTCTGGCCGGTGTCGCGGGTTGCGGCGGATCCTCGGACACCAAGGACGACAACGCGAGCGCCGCCCCCGCGGCCGCCTCCTACCCGATCACGATCGAGCACGCGCTCGGCACGACGACGATCACCGAGAAGCCCGAGCGCGTCGCGACCGTCAACTGGGCCAACCACGAGGTGCCGCTGGCCCTCGGCGTCGTCCCGGTCGGCATGGCCGCCGCGAACTTCGGCGACGACGACAAGGACGGCCTCCTGCCCTGGGTCAAGGAGCGCCTCGACGAGCTCAAGGCCGAGACCCCCGTGCTGTTCGACGAGACCGACGGCATCGACTTCGAGGCCGTCGCCGACACGAACCCCGACGTGATCCTCGCCGCCTACTCGGGCCTCACCCAGCAGGACTACGACACCCTCAGCGACATCGCCCCCGTCGTCGCCTACCCCGAGATCGCCTGGGGCACCGCGTGGCGCGACAGCATCAAGCTGAACAGCAAGGCGATGGGCATGGAGGCCGAGGGCGACAAGCTCATCACCTCGATCGAGGGCGAGATCACCGAGGTCGTGGGCAAGTACCCGCAGCTCAAGGACAAGTCGATCATGTTCATGACGCATGTCGACCCGGGTGACGTCAGCGAGATCGGCTTCTACACCAGGGCCGACACCCGCACCCTCTTCTTCGAGGACCTCGGCCTGAAGGTCGCCGACAGCATCGTCGAGGCGTCGAAGGACGGCCAGTTCGCCGGAACCATCAGCGCCGAGCAGATCGACGTGTTCGACGACGTCGACATCATCACCGGCTACGACTCCGCCGAGGGCGGCCTCCTGGACATCTTCCAGAAGGACGCGCTCCTGTCGAAGATCCCGGCCATCGAGCGCGGCTCGGCCTACCTGCTCCCCAGCACCGAGCCCCTCGGCACCGCCGCCAACCCGACTCCCCTCTCCATCTCGTGGGTCCTTGAGGACTACGTCAAGGCCCTCGCCGGCGCCGCCGACAAGGTCAAATGA
- a CDS encoding cysteine hydrolase family protein, with protein sequence MAQQALLVMDVQRVVVARFPDPAYLPRLQEAIAKARAAGLPVIYVTVGFRPGYPEVAPQNRMFGGLKRMPSAPDPALSDVHPDVAPEPGDPIVVKRRVSAFSGSDLDLLLRAQGITHLVLTGIATGGVVLSTLREAADLDYTLTVLADACLDADPEVHTVLTTKVFPMQADVMDTATWAP encoded by the coding sequence TTGGCCCAGCAGGCCCTCCTCGTCATGGACGTCCAGCGCGTCGTCGTCGCCCGCTTCCCCGACCCGGCGTACCTGCCGCGGCTCCAGGAGGCCATCGCGAAGGCGCGTGCCGCGGGGCTCCCCGTCATCTACGTGACCGTCGGCTTCCGCCCCGGCTACCCCGAGGTCGCTCCGCAGAACCGGATGTTCGGCGGCCTCAAGCGCATGCCCTCCGCCCCCGACCCCGCCCTCAGCGACGTCCATCCCGACGTCGCCCCCGAGCCCGGCGACCCCATCGTCGTCAAGCGCCGCGTCAGCGCCTTCTCCGGCAGCGACCTGGACCTCCTCCTGCGCGCCCAGGGCATCACCCACCTCGTCCTGACCGGCATCGCCACCGGTGGCGTCGTCCTCTCCACCCTCCGCGAGGCCGCCGACCTCGACTACACCCTCACCGTCCTCGCCGACGCCTGCCTGGACGCCGACCCCGAAGTCCACACCGTCCTCACCACCAAGGTCTTCCCCATGCAGGCCGACGTCATGGACACCGCCACCTGGGCGCCCTGA
- a CDS encoding FecCD family ABC transporter permease yields the protein MSAPALAAPPAVVKAVAEGRRRRAARRRAVIGLLAALVALGFAVTLMVGRTFYPPGDVWRVVLGEQVPGATFTVGRLRLPRGVLAVVAGFSFGIAGVTFQTMLRNPLASPDIIGISSGASAAAAIAIVSWSLGGAQVSVIAIVSALVVALLVYTLAFRDGVVGTRLILIGIGISAMLDSVTSYVLSEAAEWDLAEATRWLTGSLNGVGWEQTVPALVVLLALAPVLLAKARDLNSLQLGDDTASALGVRVERARIVLIVAAVCLIAFATAASGPIAFVAFLSGPIAARLVGAGGSLLVPAGLVGALLVLSADFIGQYAFDVRYPVGVVTGVLGAPYLVYLIVRSHRAGGSL from the coding sequence GTGAGCGCCCCAGCCCTGGCAGCGCCGCCCGCCGTCGTCAAGGCCGTCGCCGAAGGCCGCCGCAGGCGCGCGGCGCGGCGGCGGGCCGTCATCGGCCTGCTCGCCGCCCTCGTCGCCCTCGGGTTCGCGGTGACGCTGATGGTCGGCCGGACGTTCTACCCGCCCGGAGACGTATGGCGGGTCGTCCTCGGCGAACAGGTGCCGGGCGCGACCTTCACCGTCGGACGTCTCCGGCTGCCGCGCGGCGTCCTGGCCGTCGTCGCCGGGTTCAGCTTCGGCATCGCGGGCGTGACCTTCCAGACGATGCTCCGCAACCCGCTCGCCAGCCCCGACATCATCGGCATCAGCTCCGGCGCGAGCGCGGCGGCGGCCATCGCGATCGTGTCGTGGTCGCTGGGCGGCGCCCAGGTGTCGGTCATCGCGATCGTCTCCGCCCTCGTCGTCGCGCTGCTCGTGTACACGCTGGCGTTCCGCGACGGGGTCGTCGGCACCCGCCTGATCCTCATCGGCATCGGCATCTCCGCGATGCTCGACAGCGTCACCTCCTACGTGCTGTCCGAGGCCGCCGAATGGGACCTCGCCGAGGCGACCCGCTGGCTGACCGGCAGCCTCAACGGAGTCGGCTGGGAGCAGACCGTCCCCGCCTTGGTCGTGCTCCTCGCCCTGGCGCCGGTCCTGCTGGCGAAGGCGCGCGACCTGAACTCGCTGCAGCTCGGCGACGACACCGCCTCGGCCCTCGGCGTTCGGGTCGAACGCGCCCGGATCGTCCTGATCGTCGCTGCCGTCTGCCTCATCGCGTTCGCCACCGCGGCGTCCGGCCCCATCGCCTTCGTCGCCTTCCTTTCCGGGCCCATCGCGGCCCGTCTCGTCGGCGCGGGCGGCTCGCTGCTGGTGCCCGCAGGGCTCGTCGGCGCCCTACTCGTGCTCTCCGCCGACTTCATCGGCCAGTACGCCTTCGACGTCCGCTACCCCGTCGGCGTCGTCACCGGCGTCCTCGGCGCCCCCTACCTCGTCTACCTGATCGTCCGTTCGCATCGGGCGGGAGGCTCGCTATGA